A window from Streptomyces sp. NBC_00271 encodes these proteins:
- a CDS encoding SCO7613 C-terminal domain-containing membrane protein, whose product MTHLPPPAEELRLLDTELRQLDARRALLLARRAWLITALRPPVALPLPPPPVRRPETTAPRVQNVLLVLGGALLTIAAIAFTLVSWGRMGIAGRALVLGAVTLGALGSPVLLLRHRLRSTAEAVAGLGLALTVLDVYAVHEVALPDTNGLGYAAVASALLAALWTAYGLALGGPRRTTGEPATPARLPLRLPLPTALAAAQLPLILWAAAADAGAPAMTAALLVTAALDTAVALRVPVRSVCLVAAVGAYGLGGWGSFAAGWLSWTATGPSAVARAAALLLFAAAIALAAAWRLPDTNVATWVASAGGLLTVAALGGVPRSSLPGEWTVPGYLVCAVALLAAVRTRLPEPMRRGLALAAGSVQAVAVVWALPPVAVALLGPVAWVGHVWTGTPSTAREAVATDGVPWPPYAATAPLVLVVVAAVLAVAVRGTQWRPRATIGASVLVWAAALVLPAALDISYWAGMSAQGLTIVAALAYIARSAEPRPVPFLLALVSSVSLACLSLAAEGTTLGVLATLTVLFAAVSGRSRLAPVAALTYATALACAVGGSLGWQPQYIALLVLLVPVVAALLAARLAGSPTRVPLEVTGAVAGLLAVGLAVPDPPMLALVLALCAVIAAGTAVREDRRPAGYAATALFVLAAWVRLACWGVGSVEAYTLPVTVPALLVGAVARRKDPLTSSWTAYGAGLSVTLVPSLLAAWIDPDWPRPLLLGVAALVVTLVGARHRLRAPLVLGGGVLALDALHELAPYLVQMAGALPRWVPPALAGLVLLALGATYEQRIRDARRVRDVLGRMR is encoded by the coding sequence ATGACCCACCTTCCGCCCCCGGCCGAGGAGTTGCGGCTCCTGGACACCGAGCTGCGGCAACTCGACGCGCGCCGGGCCCTGTTGCTGGCGCGCCGCGCCTGGCTGATCACCGCGCTCCGGCCGCCCGTGGCCCTCCCGCTCCCGCCCCCGCCCGTACGCCGGCCCGAGACCACGGCGCCCCGCGTCCAGAACGTGCTGCTCGTTCTCGGCGGCGCCCTCCTGACCATCGCCGCGATCGCGTTCACGCTGGTCAGCTGGGGCCGGATGGGGATCGCCGGGCGGGCGCTGGTGCTGGGCGCGGTGACGCTGGGCGCGCTCGGCTCACCCGTGCTCCTGCTCCGGCACAGGCTGCGCTCGACGGCGGAGGCCGTGGCGGGGCTGGGGCTCGCGCTGACAGTCCTGGACGTGTACGCGGTGCACGAGGTCGCGCTCCCCGACACGAACGGCCTGGGCTACGCGGCCGTCGCGTCGGCCCTGCTGGCGGCCCTGTGGACGGCGTACGGACTCGCACTCGGCGGGCCGCGCCGGACGACCGGTGAACCGGCCACCCCCGCGCGGCTCCCGCTGCGCCTGCCCCTGCCCACCGCGCTGGCCGCCGCGCAGCTCCCGCTGATCCTCTGGGCGGCGGCGGCCGACGCGGGCGCCCCCGCCATGACGGCCGCGCTGCTGGTCACGGCGGCGCTCGACACGGCCGTCGCGCTCCGGGTGCCCGTGCGGTCCGTATGTCTCGTCGCCGCCGTGGGCGCGTACGGCCTGGGCGGCTGGGGCTCCTTCGCGGCCGGCTGGCTGTCCTGGACGGCCACCGGTCCGAGCGCCGTCGCCCGTGCGGCGGCGCTCCTCCTCTTCGCCGCGGCGATCGCTCTGGCGGCGGCGTGGCGGCTGCCGGACACGAACGTCGCCACCTGGGTCGCCTCGGCCGGCGGCCTGCTCACGGTCGCCGCGCTCGGTGGCGTCCCGCGCTCGTCGCTGCCGGGCGAGTGGACGGTTCCGGGGTATCTGGTCTGCGCTGTGGCCCTGTTGGCGGCCGTACGCACCCGGCTCCCCGAGCCGATGAGGCGCGGCCTCGCCCTGGCGGCCGGTTCCGTGCAGGCGGTCGCCGTGGTGTGGGCGCTGCCGCCGGTCGCCGTCGCTCTGCTGGGCCCGGTGGCCTGGGTGGGACATGTCTGGACCGGGACCCCCTCGACCGCGCGCGAGGCGGTCGCGACCGACGGCGTCCCCTGGCCTCCGTACGCGGCCACGGCCCCGCTCGTCCTCGTGGTCGTCGCCGCCGTCCTCGCCGTGGCCGTCCGCGGTACGCAGTGGCGCCCCAGGGCGACGATCGGCGCGTCGGTCCTCGTCTGGGCGGCCGCGCTCGTCCTTCCCGCGGCCCTCGACATCTCTTACTGGGCCGGGATGTCGGCGCAAGGACTCACGATCGTGGCGGCGCTGGCGTACATCGCCCGCTCGGCGGAGCCGCGCCCGGTCCCCTTCCTCCTGGCCCTCGTCAGCTCGGTGAGCCTCGCATGCCTCTCCCTCGCCGCCGAGGGCACGACCCTCGGCGTCCTGGCCACGCTGACCGTGCTGTTCGCCGCCGTGTCCGGGCGCTCGCGCCTCGCCCCGGTCGCCGCTCTCACGTACGCCACCGCCCTGGCCTGTGCCGTGGGTGGGTCCCTCGGCTGGCAGCCGCAGTACATCGCGCTGCTGGTCCTCCTCGTACCGGTCGTCGCGGCCCTGCTCGCGGCACGCCTCGCCGGCTCCCCCACGCGTGTGCCTCTCGAGGTGACGGGCGCCGTCGCCGGGCTGCTCGCCGTCGGCCTCGCGGTGCCCGACCCCCCGATGCTGGCCCTGGTCCTGGCCCTGTGCGCGGTGATCGCCGCGGGCACCGCCGTACGAGAGGACCGGCGGCCCGCCGGTTACGCGGCCACCGCCCTGTTCGTGCTCGCCGCCTGGGTCCGGCTGGCGTGCTGGGGCGTCGGCTCCGTCGAGGCGTACACACTGCCGGTGACCGTCCCGGCGCTGCTGGTGGGGGCCGTCGCGCGCCGCAAGGATCCGCTGACCTCGTCCTGGACGGCGTACGGAGCGGGGCTGTCCGTCACGCTCGTGCCGAGTCTCCTGGCGGCGTGGATCGACCCCGACTGGCCGCGCCCCCTGCTGCTCGGTGTCGCGGCCCTCGTGGTCACCCTCGTGGGTGCCCGGCACCGGCTGCGGGCCCCGCTCGTCCTCGGGGGCGGCGTGCTCGCGCTGGACGCCCTGCACGAACTCGCCCCGTACCTCGTGCAGATGGCGGGCGCGCTGCCGCGTTGGGTGCCTCCCGCGCTCGCCGGTCTGGTGCTGCTCGCACTCGGTGCGACGTACGAGCAGCGGATCCGGGACGCGCGACGCGTGCGGGACGTCCTCGGACGGATGCGCTGA